In Desulfovibrio sp. 86, the following proteins share a genomic window:
- the queD gene encoding 6-carboxytetrahydropterin synthase QueD gives MSKKLWRLTVRDDFSAGHALRHYEGKCERMHGHNFAVELTVEGSQLAAGTEMLLDFKVLKKGLKIVLDALDHRLLNETPPFDRINPSSENLARHIWQGMEAHLAAHDDPQARRVRLHSVTVSEKGAQSATYLETD, from the coding sequence ATGTCAAAAAAACTCTGGCGTCTCACTGTGCGTGATGATTTTTCCGCCGGGCATGCCCTGCGCCACTATGAAGGCAAATGCGAGCGCATGCACGGCCACAACTTTGCCGTGGAGCTTACCGTTGAAGGCAGCCAGCTTGCCGCTGGCACGGAAATGCTGCTGGACTTCAAGGTGCTGAAAAAGGGTCTCAAAATCGTGCTCGACGCCCTGGACCACCGCCTGCTCAACGAAACCCCGCCCTTTGACCGCATCAATCCCTCGTCCGAAAATCTGGCGCGCCATATCTGGCAGGGCATGGAGGCGCATCTGGCCGCCCACGACGATCCCCAGGCCCGACGGGTGCGCCTGCACAGCGTCACGGTTTCAGAAAAAGGCGCTCAAAGCGCCACCTATCTGGAAACGGACTAG
- a CDS encoding WcbI family polysaccharide biosynthesis putative acetyltransferase, which translates to MPQALCLLHANCQGEALLPLLQNTPAFARRFTVRHYVNYTREHIDSQDLSQCALFLYQRLAPKWGDISTEQILPRLPKSCQAIEIPNLFFKGYWPFWTSKTSINFGDSLLESLLERGLSPEEALHVYLRATPGMMGDLSAVAEESLRREEEKQAQSPIVCAPLLRELWQKEQLFITVNHPGRTLMFHMADSLLRLLGLGGLPQAVRRAYAHPLEDFWLPIHPEAGTLLGLPFASPARRYPVYQTSLTHAQYTSCYLACKSHDTPDLITFLKNLPPGPTA; encoded by the coding sequence ATGCCACAGGCCCTCTGTCTTCTGCACGCCAATTGCCAGGGCGAAGCCCTGCTGCCCCTGCTGCAAAATACTCCGGCCTTTGCGCGGCGCTTTACCGTCCGCCACTATGTCAATTACACGCGGGAACATATCGACAGCCAGGACTTGAGCCAGTGTGCGCTCTTTCTGTATCAAAGGCTGGCCCCCAAATGGGGCGACATTTCCACAGAGCAGATCCTTCCCCGGCTGCCCAAAAGCTGTCAGGCCATCGAAATTCCCAACCTTTTCTTCAAGGGCTACTGGCCGTTCTGGACCAGCAAAACATCCATCAATTTTGGCGACAGCCTGTTGGAGAGCCTGCTTGAGCGGGGGCTGAGCCCGGAAGAAGCGCTGCACGTCTACCTGCGCGCCACGCCGGGCATGATGGGCGACCTGTCCGCCGTGGCGGAAGAAAGCCTGCGCCGCGAAGAAGAAAAACAGGCCCAAAGCCCCATTGTCTGCGCGCCCCTGCTGCGCGAACTGTGGCAAAAGGAACAGCTTTTCATTACCGTCAACCATCCGGGCCGCACACTGATGTTCCATATGGCCGACAGCCTGTTGCGCCTGCTCGGGCTGGGCGGCCTGCCGCAAGCCGTCCGCCGCGCCTACGCGCATCCCCTTGAGGATTTCTGGCTGCCCATACACCCCGAAGCGGGCACGCTGCTGGGCCTGCCATTCGCCAGCCCCGCACGGCGTTACCCCGTCTACCAGACCAGCCTGACCCACGCCCAGTACACGAGCTGTTATCTGGCATGCAAAAGCCACGATACGCCGGATTTGATAACCTTTTTAAAAAACCTGCCGCCCGGGCCTACCGCCTGA
- a CDS encoding flavodoxin family protein has protein sequence MKVLLINGSPHPKGCTFTALSTVAAQLKKNGVESELIQIGSKAIRGCIACGKCKDTGYCVFKDDPVNEVIDLLRAADGVVVGSPVYYAGPNATLCALLDRMFFMKSAPYAFKPAAAVVSCRRGGASASFDRLNKYFTIARMPVVASQYWNSVHGNNAEEVVQDKEGMQIMRTLGDNMAWLIKCIAAGKAAGVNPPAIEAWEATNFIR, from the coding sequence ATGAAGGTGCTTCTTATCAACGGCAGCCCCCATCCCAAGGGCTGTACTTTTACGGCGCTGTCCACCGTTGCGGCGCAACTGAAAAAAAACGGCGTTGAAAGCGAACTGATCCAGATCGGTTCCAAGGCCATACGTGGCTGTATCGCCTGTGGAAAATGCAAGGATACTGGCTACTGTGTTTTCAAGGATGATCCCGTCAATGAAGTCATTGACCTTTTGCGCGCCGCCGACGGGGTGGTCGTGGGTTCGCCCGTGTACTACGCTGGCCCCAATGCCACCCTCTGCGCCCTGCTGGACCGCATGTTCTTCATGAAGTCCGCGCCCTACGCCTTCAAACCAGCGGCGGCCGTTGTAAGCTGTCGCCGGGGCGGGGCTAGCGCGTCCTTTGACAGGCTGAACAAGTACTTCACCATTGCCCGCATGCCCGTGGTCGCCTCCCAGTACTGGAACTCCGTGCACGGCAACAATGCCGAGGAAGTGGTGCAGGATAAGGAAGGCATGCAGATCATGCGCACCCTTGGCGACAACATGGCCTGGCTCATCAAGTGCATTGCCGCCGGCAAGGCCGCCGGAGTCAATCCGCCCGCCATTGAAGCCTGGGAAGCCACCAACTTCATCCGCTAA
- a CDS encoding ion channel, whose protein sequence is MLQKLNSFRSKLYVYRFELLMTSLLCVFVFNIFFPDNIYGGMAQSIYLPFQLLAGLVLFEFKRRVIWLVVLFGVLLMICRSLNLFFASSLLAEVLLLYICFFGSVTLEVFRQIAHAQMAGTRMIYAAICGLMLIAYCGFYLFLAIEFANPGSFNGLGAGENAINDLFYFSYITILTIGYGDITPHTWIAKNAVVLVGFIAYVYSIVVIATIVGRVQRTPHSSPAGPATGIPVAQPHPSAHQAAHPAAHLAAHPADSHHEGQADPLAKSPAGPQIDPPVASPVDPR, encoded by the coding sequence ATGCTGCAAAAACTGAATTCTTTTCGTTCAAAGCTCTACGTTTACCGTTTTGAGCTGCTGATGACATCCCTTCTGTGCGTCTTTGTTTTCAATATCTTTTTTCCCGACAATATCTATGGCGGCATGGCCCAGTCCATCTACCTGCCCTTTCAGTTGCTGGCTGGCCTGGTGCTTTTTGAATTCAAAAGGCGCGTCATCTGGCTTGTGGTGCTTTTTGGCGTGCTGCTGATGATCTGCCGATCGCTGAATCTCTTTTTTGCCAGCAGCCTGCTGGCCGAAGTGCTGCTGCTCTACATCTGCTTTTTCGGCAGCGTGACTCTGGAGGTTTTCCGGCAGATAGCCCACGCGCAAATGGCCGGCACACGCATGATATACGCGGCCATCTGCGGCCTCATGCTCATCGCCTATTGCGGATTCTATCTCTTTTTGGCCATCGAATTTGCCAACCCCGGCTCCTTCAATGGCCTCGGCGCAGGCGAAAACGCCATTAACGATCTCTTCTATTTCAGCTACATCACCATCTTGACCATTGGCTACGGCGACATCACGCCACACACCTGGATAGCCAAAAATGCGGTCGTGCTGGTGGGTTTTATCGCCTATGTCTATTCCATTGTGGTCATAGCCACCATTGTGGGCAGGGTACAGCGCACGCCGCACTCCTCGCCCGCCGGACCGGCAACCGGCATACCCGTTGCGCAGCCCCACCCTTCTGCACATCAGGCGGCACACCCGGCGGCGCATTTGGCGGCACACCCGGCAGATTCGCATCATGAAGGCCAAGCCGACCCGCTGGCCAAATCTCCGGCCGGGCCGCAAATTGACCCGCCTGTTGCTTCGCCTGTTGACCCGCGTTGA
- a CDS encoding ABC transporter permease, producing the protein MARRLGGASTAGRGLVARGAARLSQLFPRLNLRRMAIIVRKELLVLLCNKVSRLLIIVPPLMQIVIFGWAATMEVRNVDVAVLNHDSGRWSRDIIHALEGSPTFRSVTHLQGEGQIRPVADRQRALFVLVFDEEFSRHIEKGEPAQAQVILDGRRSNAAQIAAYYFERIVAQVAAATPRGQVMQSAAAEVPRLDIRMRCWFNPNLEFQWFFLPNLIGMLSFMLGLVVTGLSVAREREVGTFDQLLVSPAIPTEIALAKLVPGCLVGMVHGTIFLVISVLGFGVPFTGSVVLLYLAMLVFAAASGGVGLMVSSLSATQQQAFLGAFTVGVPCILISGGVTPIMNMPVFLQHASQLNPLRHFTTIIQGVFLKDITVAAAAVSLGKITCISIVTVSVAVWMFRRKA; encoded by the coding sequence ATGGCGCGGCGTCTGGGGGGGGCTTCCACTGCGGGCAGGGGCTTGGTTGCAAGAGGGGCGGCTCGTCTGAGCCAGTTATTCCCCCGCCTGAACCTGCGCCGCATGGCCATTATTGTGCGCAAGGAACTGCTGGTTCTTTTGTGCAACAAGGTTTCGCGCCTTCTTATCATCGTGCCCCCGCTTATGCAGATCGTCATCTTTGGCTGGGCTGCCACCATGGAGGTGCGCAATGTGGATGTGGCCGTGCTGAATCACGACAGCGGGCGCTGGAGCAGGGACATCATACACGCCCTTGAGGGATCGCCCACCTTTCGCAGCGTGACCCATTTGCAGGGAGAAGGGCAGATACGCCCAGTGGCGGATCGGCAACGGGCGCTTTTTGTGCTGGTTTTTGACGAGGAATTTTCGAGACATATCGAAAAGGGCGAACCGGCGCAGGCCCAGGTTATTCTGGACGGGCGGCGCTCCAATGCCGCGCAGATCGCTGCCTATTATTTCGAGCGCATCGTGGCCCAGGTGGCGGCTGCCACGCCACGCGGCCAGGTCATGCAAAGCGCTGCCGCAGAAGTGCCCCGGCTGGACATACGCATGCGCTGCTGGTTCAATCCCAATCTGGAATTTCAGTGGTTTTTTCTGCCCAACCTCATTGGCATGCTGAGCTTCATGCTGGGGCTGGTGGTTACGGGGCTTTCAGTGGCGCGCGAGCGCGAGGTGGGCACGTTTGACCAACTGCTGGTGTCGCCCGCCATACCCACAGAAATTGCCCTGGCCAAACTTGTGCCGGGCTGTCTTGTGGGCATGGTGCACGGAACCATATTTCTGGTCATATCGGTACTGGGCTTCGGCGTGCCCTTCACAGGCTCCGTGGTGCTGCTCTATCTGGCCATGCTGGTGTTCGCGGCGGCTTCGGGCGGGGTGGGACTTATGGTGTCCTCCCTGTCGGCCACGCAGCAGCAGGCCTTTCTGGGCGCGTTTACCGTGGGGGTGCCCTGCATACTCATTTCGGGAGGCGTGACGCCCATCATGAACATGCCGGTTTTTTTGCAGCACGCCAGCCAGTTGAACCCGTTGCGGCACTTTACGACCATCATTCAGGGCGTTTTTCTTAAAGACATAACCGTGGCCGCAGCGGCTGTCAGCCTGGGCAAGATCACCTGCATCAGCATTGTGACAGTGAGCGTGGCCGTATGGATGTTCAGGCGCAAGGCCTAG
- a CDS encoding ABC transporter permease encodes MKQNLWLRQLLALVRKEFQQIVRDPSSYLVAGVLPFVFLLLFGYGITLDAGILRLAVLNESGGRHSLDLAADFAHSPWFSTRGVSGMDEAARLMRDSEVQGILVFRQDFDAALERGGVGELQVLVDGSEPNTAQYIQSYSQGLVTRWQTTALPGGVAAEPPIIVQPRFWFNPAAKSVQFLVPGAITVIMTLIGTLLTSLVFAREWERGTMEAMFATPVSRMQLLLGKLIPYFCMGMFSMALCATAAVLLFAVPFRGSLWILLLLSSVFMLSALGQGLLISVSLRGQLVAAEAGLFSGFLPALLLSGFVFDINSMPPVLQAITRLLPASYFNTCLRTIFLTGDVWAIFGPSLAFMGLLAAILLGLVYKNLVKRLDV; translated from the coding sequence ATGAAGCAAAACCTCTGGCTCCGACAACTGCTTGCTCTTGTCCGCAAGGAGTTTCAGCAGATCGTGCGCGACCCGTCCTCCTATCTGGTGGCCGGGGTTCTGCCTTTTGTCTTTCTGCTGCTGTTCGGGTACGGCATCACGCTGGATGCGGGAATACTGCGTCTTGCGGTGCTCAATGAAAGCGGCGGCAGACATTCCCTTGATCTCGCGGCGGACTTTGCGCATTCCCCCTGGTTTTCCACGCGCGGGGTCAGCGGCATGGACGAGGCCGCCCGCCTCATGCGCGACTCAGAAGTGCAGGGGATTCTGGTGTTCAGGCAGGATTTCGACGCGGCGCTGGAGCGCGGCGGCGTGGGTGAGCTGCAGGTGCTGGTGGACGGTTCGGAACCCAATACGGCCCAGTATATCCAGAGTTACAGCCAGGGTCTTGTGACCAGGTGGCAGACCACGGCCCTGCCCGGCGGCGTGGCGGCCGAACCGCCCATAATCGTCCAACCCCGCTTCTGGTTCAACCCGGCGGCCAAGAGCGTGCAGTTTCTGGTGCCGGGGGCCATTACGGTCATCATGACGCTCATCGGAACCCTGCTGACCTCACTGGTTTTTGCCCGCGAGTGGGAGAGGGGCACCATGGAGGCCATGTTCGCCACGCCTGTGAGCCGCATGCAGCTTTTGCTGGGCAAGCTCATTCCCTATTTCTGCATGGGCATGTTCAGCATGGCCCTGTGCGCCACAGCGGCGGTGCTGCTCTTTGCCGTGCCGTTTCGCGGCTCGTTGTGGATATTGCTGCTGTTATCCTCTGTATTTATGCTCAGCGCGCTTGGGCAGGGGCTGCTTATTTCCGTCAGTTTGCGCGGGCAACTTGTGGCTGCGGAGGCCGGACTGTTTTCCGGTTTTTTGCCCGCCCTGCTGCTGTCGGGTTTTGTTTTTGACATCAACAGCATGCCTCCTGTGCTTCAGGCCATTACCAGGCTGCTGCCCGCCAGCTACTTCAACACCTGTCTGCGCACCATTTTTCTTACGGGCGACGTTTGGGCGATTTTCGGCCCCAGTCTGGCTTTTATGGGCCTGCTGGCCGCCATATTGCTCGGGCTGGTGTACAAAAACCTCGTCAAAAGGCTGGATGTGTGA
- a CDS encoding ATP-binding cassette domain-containing protein, producing the protein MSVATAVQNPSSEGEAAVQLRDLGMTFGKGAHLVTALSGVSATVPAGRITGLVGPDAAGKTTLMRILAGLMLPTSGEVRVFGKAPDKLLSESANSIGYMPQRFGLYEDITVMGNLRLHASLRGLEGQARQELFDRLLEFTSLAPFTDRLAGRLSGGMKQKLGIACALLGSPRLLLLDEPGVGVDPQSRRELWRMVQDLSRDGMTVIWATAYLDEAERCPQVVVLDKGGVLYSGAPQEFTDRARDRVFLLKTPAGAHRRELAIWSMRPGIEDALVQGSRIRLVLARDASPELGRDVREKGGEPVSPRFEDAYMSAVGGINQNPSPYGRLYAINGSGASGVSGAPGSADSSGARAGVPGAEPDPAHSAGAQSCSAGALAGPAGALAGSAPGAGGDAPAESQPSPSIEASSLTKKFGDFTAARDISFSVRPGEIFGLLGPNGAGKSTTFRMLCGLSRPTSGQCAVAGMDLLTAGSNARARLGYMAQKFSLYPDIPVTENIKIFAELYGLSRQRRDELLPVLAGALELQDFLHSRTADLPLGQKQRLALLCATLHEPPVLFLDEPTSGVDARTRRDFWKHISAMTTAGAAVLVTTHFMEEAEYCDRIALIYRGAMIHMGTPDELKASCKTVEDPTLEEAFIASIEEYDRQHPQ; encoded by the coding sequence ATGAGCGTGGCCACAGCGGTTCAAAACCCTTCCTCCGAGGGTGAAGCGGCCGTACAACTGCGTGATCTGGGCATGACTTTCGGCAAGGGCGCCCACCTCGTAACAGCGCTGAGCGGCGTTTCGGCCACTGTGCCCGCCGGGCGCATAACCGGACTTGTGGGGCCGGATGCGGCTGGCAAAACCACCCTTATGCGCATCCTCGCGGGGCTCATGCTTCCAACGAGCGGCGAGGTGCGCGTTTTTGGCAAAGCCCCAGACAAACTTTTGAGCGAAAGCGCCAACAGCATCGGATATATGCCGCAACGCTTCGGCCTGTACGAAGACATCACCGTCATGGGCAACCTGCGTTTGCACGCCAGTTTGCGCGGGCTGGAAGGGCAGGCCCGCCAGGAGCTTTTTGACCGCCTTCTCGAGTTCACGTCGCTGGCTCCCTTTACGGACAGGCTGGCCGGGCGTCTTTCTGGCGGCATGAAGCAAAAGCTTGGCATTGCCTGCGCGCTCCTGGGGTCGCCCCGCCTGTTGCTGCTGGACGAGCCGGGCGTGGGCGTGGACCCGCAGTCGCGCCGCGAACTGTGGCGGATGGTGCAGGATCTGAGTCGCGACGGCATGACCGTGATCTGGGCCACAGCCTATCTGGATGAAGCCGAACGCTGCCCGCAGGTGGTTGTTCTGGACAAGGGCGGGGTTCTTTATTCCGGTGCCCCGCAGGAATTCACGGACAGGGCGCGGGACAGGGTTTTTCTGCTTAAAACGCCCGCAGGAGCCCACCGGCGGGAGCTGGCCATCTGGAGTATGCGCCCCGGTATTGAGGACGCCCTTGTTCAGGGCAGCCGTATCCGCCTGGTGCTGGCCAGAGACGCTTCCCCGGAGTTGGGACGCGATGTTCGGGAAAAAGGCGGCGAACCCGTGTCACCGCGTTTTGAAGACGCCTATATGAGCGCTGTGGGCGGCATCAACCAGAATCCTTCGCCATACGGCAGGCTGTATGCGATAAACGGCTCCGGCGCGTCAGGAGTATCCGGCGCTCCCGGCTCGGCGGACTCGTCCGGCGCAAGGGCTGGCGTGCCCGGTGCAGAGCCTGATCCGGCCCATTCGGCAGGCGCACAGTCTTGCTCCGCAGGCGCGCTGGCTGGCCCTGCTGGAGCGCTGGCTGGCTCCGCACCCGGCGCGGGGGGTGACGCCCCGGCAGAGTCCCAGCCCTCACCAAGCATCGAAGCCAGCAGCCTCACCAAAAAATTCGGCGACTTTACCGCCGCGCGCGACATCAGTTTTTCCGTGCGGCCCGGCGAGATTTTCGGCCTTCTTGGCCCCAACGGGGCGGGCAAATCCACCACCTTTCGCATGCTTTGCGGTCTTTCACGGCCCACATCGGGCCAGTGCGCGGTTGCGGGCATGGATCTGCTCACGGCGGGCAGCAATGCCCGCGCCCGCCTGGGCTACATGGCGCAGAAGTTTTCTTTGTACCCCGACATTCCGGTGACGGAAAACATAAAAATATTTGCGGAACTGTACGGTCTGAGCCGTCAGCGGCGTGACGAACTTTTGCCCGTGCTGGCCGGGGCCCTTGAGTTGCAGGATTTTTTGCACAGCCGCACCGCTGACCTGCCTCTGGGCCAGAAGCAGCGCCTGGCCCTCTTGTGCGCCACACTGCACGAGCCGCCCGTGCTTTTTCTGGACGAGCCCACCTCCGGCGTGGACGCCCGCACCCGCCGTGACTTCTGGAAGCATATTTCGGCCATGACCACAGCCGGAGCGGCCGTTCTGGTCACAACGCACTTTATGGAAGAAGCCGAATACTGCGACCGCATAGCTCTCATCTACCGTGGGGCCATGATCCATATGGGCACGCCCGACGAACTCAAGGCCTCCTGTAAAACAGTGGAAGACCCCACGCTGGAGGAGGCCTTTATCGCCAGTATTGAAGAGTATGACAGGCAGCATCCCCAGTAG
- the hlyD gene encoding secretion protein HlyD yields the protein MQTSRKVVSVAAVAVLVLAALFLWRWLDGRHSGSLTLYGNVDIRQVDLAFRVGGRIAEVLVDEGDSVAEGQALARLDADLLTQQRDETAARLEGEKAALARLERGYRVEEIAQARAAVNAATALSENAAINLRRVAAMRSSNAISQKELDNARAQSRETAAKLRSAQDQLDMLLSGYREEDVLAQRAAVAGAEAALKRVEIRLHDSVLAAPQKGIVLTRAREAGAIVQEGQTVYTLTLTDPVWLRAYVDEPNLGRIKPGMAVRVMVDAAPGKSFPGTVGFISPTAEFTPKTVETREVRTALVYRLRVQVADPENLMRQGMPVTIVVDEAAGS from the coding sequence ATGCAAACTTCTCGCAAGGTTGTGAGTGTGGCTGCCGTGGCGGTTCTGGTGCTGGCAGCCCTTTTTTTGTGGCGCTGGCTGGACGGCCGACACTCTGGCAGCCTTACGCTATACGGCAATGTCGATATCCGCCAGGTAGACCTGGCCTTTCGCGTTGGCGGGCGCATAGCCGAAGTGCTGGTGGATGAGGGCGACAGCGTGGCCGAAGGGCAGGCTCTGGCCAGACTGGACGCTGATCTGCTGACCCAGCAGCGGGATGAGACCGCTGCCCGTCTTGAGGGCGAAAAGGCCGCTCTGGCCCGCCTTGAGCGCGGGTACCGGGTTGAGGAGATTGCCCAGGCCAGGGCTGCGGTAAACGCGGCCACGGCCCTGTCTGAAAATGCCGCCATCAATCTGCGCCGCGTCGCAGCCATGCGTTCTTCCAACGCCATTTCCCAGAAAGAGCTGGACAATGCCCGTGCCCAATCGCGCGAAACGGCGGCAAAGCTCCGTTCTGCCCAGGATCAGCTGGATATGCTGCTTTCCGGCTACAGGGAAGAGGACGTGCTGGCGCAGCGCGCCGCCGTGGCTGGCGCGGAAGCCGCCCTGAAGCGGGTGGAAATACGGCTGCACGACAGCGTGCTTGCCGCTCCGCAAAAGGGCATTGTGCTCACCCGCGCCCGCGAGGCCGGAGCCATTGTGCAGGAGGGGCAGACGGTATATACGCTGACCCTCACGGATCCGGTCTGGCTGCGTGCCTATGTGGACGAGCCGAACCTGGGGCGCATCAAGCCGGGCATGGCTGTGCGCGTCATGGTGGATGCGGCTCCGGGCAAAAGTTTTCCCGGCACAGTGGGTTTTATTTCTCCCACGGCGGAATTCACGCCCAAAACCGTGGAAACACGCGAGGTGCGCACCGCGCTGGTGTACCGCCTGCGGGTGCAGGTCGCTGACCCTGAAAACCTCATGCGACAGGGCATGCCCGTCACCATTGTTGTTGACGAGGCCGCCGGATCATGA
- a CDS encoding catalase, with amino-acid sequence MPNDQNKLTNNAGAPVADNNRVLTAGPRGPMLLQDVWFLEKLAHFDREVIPERRMHAKGSGAYGTFTVTHDITRFTKASLFSQVGKKTDLFVRFSTVAGERGAADAERDIRGFAIKFYTDEGNFDLVGNNTPVFFLRDPLKFPDLNHVVKRNPHTNMHSAQDNWDFWSLLPEALHQVTVVMSDRGIPASFRHMHGFGSHTFSFINAKNERFWVKFHFKTQQGIKNLTDAEAQEIIGRDRDSNQRDLFEHIAKGDFPRWKLFVQVMPELDAEKLPYHPFDLTKVWYHKDVPMHEVGVMELNRNPENYFAEVEQAAFNPANIVPGIGFSPDKMLQGRLFSYGDAQRYRLGVNHHLIPVNKARCPFHSYHRDGQMRVDGNYGGHTNYEPNSYGAWQEQPGAAEPPLKINGDADHWSYPCDDKDYYEQPGKLFRLMTPEQQEALFGNTARQLGDAPKMIKLRHIRNCAKADPAYGAGVARACGIDPSEI; translated from the coding sequence ATGCCGAACGATCAAAACAAACTCACCAACAATGCCGGTGCGCCGGTGGCCGACAACAACAGGGTTCTCACCGCCGGGCCGCGTGGGCCCATGCTTTTGCAGGATGTATGGTTTCTTGAAAAGCTGGCCCATTTCGACCGCGAAGTCATCCCGGAAAGGCGCATGCACGCCAAGGGATCGGGAGCCTACGGCACGTTTACAGTCACCCACGACATAACGCGTTTTACCAAGGCTTCGCTCTTTTCTCAGGTAGGCAAAAAAACTGATCTCTTTGTTCGTTTCTCCACCGTGGCTGGCGAGCGCGGCGCGGCCGACGCCGAGCGCGACATTCGCGGTTTTGCCATCAAATTCTATACTGATGAAGGCAACTTTGACCTTGTAGGCAACAATACCCCTGTCTTCTTCCTGCGTGACCCCCTCAAATTTCCCGACCTTAACCATGTGGTGAAGCGCAATCCGCACACCAACATGCACAGCGCCCAAGATAACTGGGACTTCTGGTCTCTCCTGCCCGAAGCCCTGCATCAGGTCACCGTGGTCATGAGCGACCGTGGCATCCCGGCCTCATTCCGGCACATGCACGGTTTTGGCAGCCATACCTTCAGTTTCATCAACGCCAAGAATGAACGCTTCTGGGTCAAGTTTCATTTCAAGACCCAGCAGGGCATTAAAAACCTCACAGACGCCGAAGCCCAGGAGATTATCGGGCGTGATCGCGACAGCAATCAGCGCGACCTGTTCGAACATATCGCAAAGGGCGATTTCCCCCGCTGGAAACTCTTTGTGCAGGTCATGCCAGAGCTTGACGCCGAAAAGCTGCCCTACCATCCCTTTGACCTTACCAAAGTCTGGTACCACAAGGACGTGCCCATGCACGAAGTGGGCGTGATGGAACTGAACCGCAATCCCGAAAATTACTTCGCAGAAGTGGAACAGGCAGCCTTTAACCCCGCCAACATCGTGCCCGGCATAGGTTTTTCGCCGGACAAGATGCTCCAGGGGCGCCTGTTCTCCTACGGGGATGCGCAGCGCTACCGTCTGGGCGTGAACCATCATCTCATTCCGGTTAACAAGGCCCGCTGCCCCTTCCATAGCTACCACCGCGACGGTCAGATGCGGGTGGACGGCAACTACGGCGGCCATACCAATTATGAACCCAATAGTTACGGCGCGTGGCAGGAACAGCCGGGTGCGGCCGAGCCGCCGCTCAAGATCAACGGCGACGCCGATCACTGGTCGTATCCCTGCGATGATAAGGATTATTACGAACAGCCCGGCAAGCTCTTCCGCCTTATGACGCCCGAACAGCAGGAAGCCCTTTTCGGTAATACTGCCCGTCAGCTGGGCGACGCGCCCAAGATGATCAAACTGCGGCATATCCGTAACTGCGCCAAGGCCGACCCGGCGTATGGAGCGGGTGTTGCCCGCGCCTGCGGCATCGATCCTTCTGAAATATGA
- a CDS encoding SPOR domain-containing protein, with translation MPPASRNSPSDQQDSPKSLCLRPSSLLAACFLVVAAIALAYVGGVMSGRAYWRGHPAQVGIAGGALKKGVVVEPAEEDVPKQKILAAEELRFARVLRGESLPPGMTDGPQARTPAAAAMQPVGTPAAQAAGQRPQANAPATAPAAGANAGQAAQPQKNHPVVLNSLQPVGDMFDYVFQVGAFKDEESVDSLRQRLEGRGLRTRLQRSGKLLVILVLLRGNEARAAEVAHACEGLNLGKPILRSKTPVKQ, from the coding sequence ATGCCTCCAGCGTCACGTAACTCTCCGTCAGACCAGCAAGACTCTCCCAAAAGCCTGTGTCTGCGGCCCTCTTCGCTGCTGGCGGCCTGTTTTCTTGTTGTGGCGGCCATAGCGCTTGCCTATGTGGGCGGCGTCATGAGCGGCAGAGCCTACTGGCGGGGGCATCCGGCGCAGGTCGGTATAGCCGGTGGCGCGCTGAAAAAAGGTGTTGTCGTGGAACCGGCGGAAGAGGACGTTCCCAAGCAAAAAATTCTTGCCGCCGAAGAACTGCGTTTCGCCCGCGTGCTGCGTGGCGAAAGCCTGCCGCCAGGCATGACTGACGGGCCTCAGGCGCGCACTCCCGCCGCTGCAGCCATGCAGCCTGTCGGGACTCCGGCGGCGCAGGCGGCCGGGCAGCGTCCACAGGCAAACGCGCCCGCAACGGCGCCCGCAGCGGGCGCAAACGCGGGGCAAGCTGCGCAGCCCCAGAAAAACCACCCCGTGGTGCTGAACAGCCTGCAGCCCGTGGGCGATATGTTTGATTACGTGTTTCAGGTTGGAGCTTTCAAGGATGAAGAGAGCGTTGACAGCCTGCGGCAGCGCCTTGAAGGGCGCGGCCTGAGAACGCGCTTGCAGCGGTCGGGCAAACTGCTGGTTATCCTGGTACTCTTGAGAGGGAATGAGGCCAGAGCGGCGGAAGTGGCGCATGCCTGCGAAGGTTTGAACCTTGGCAAGCCCATTTTACGCAGTAAGACACCGGTCAAGCAATAG